The following are encoded in a window of Solidesulfovibrio magneticus RS-1 genomic DNA:
- a CDS encoding transposase: MTERTSKKGQTLLLPEYKVFSVWTNLEKVSDADILRLYRDRGTCEQYFAELKSELDLERLPSGKFSVNELFFQLGVLVNNMLRVLGESLLDSGVIGLKRATRRRLRTIMQGMMYLGGRFVRHARRVVVKVVSNGGFGEALVGMQRRLAQA; the protein is encoded by the coding sequence ATGACCGAGAGGACCAGCAAGAAAGGGCAGACCCTGCTCTTGCCAGAGTACAAAGTCTTCAGCGTCTGGACGAACCTCGAGAAGGTGTCCGATGCCGACATCCTGCGGTTGTACCGAGACCGGGGTACATGCGAGCAGTATTTCGCGGAGCTGAAAAGCGAACTCGACCTGGAGCGCCTTCCGTCCGGGAAATTCAGCGTCAACGAGTTGTTCTTCCAGCTCGGGGTCCTGGTAAACAACATGCTGCGCGTGCTGGGCGAGTCGCTTCTCGACTCCGGGGTCATTGGGCTGAAGAGGGCAACGCGCCGCCGGTTGCGCACTATTATGCAGGGGATGATGTACTTGGGCGGACGGTTCGTCCGGCATGCGCGGCGAGTTGTCGTGAAGGTGGTGTCCAACGGCGGCTTCGGCGAAGCGCTTGTCGGCATGCAGAGACGGTTGGCGCAAGCCTAA
- a CDS encoding sigma-54 interaction domain-containing protein: MPFPKDIPLETIMDSLADGVFTVDLNWTITFFNRAAAEITGIPAREAIGRKCHDVFQSSICDGSCALKSCMEDKVTLSNKSIHIVRPDGKKIPLSISAAPLLDRRGRVAGGVETFRDLSDIQLMRKKLQGACSLDDIITRSRALTRTLNILPRIAASQTSVLLLGESGTGKELFARAIHNQSPRKDGPFVAINCGALPETLMESELFGYKKGAFTDARSDHLGRFETAQGGTILLDEIGDMPLRLQVKLLRVLQEKTFEPLGSTHSVPTDVRIIAATNLDLDDMVASGRFRPDLYYRLSVARMSLPPLRERPEDILLLANHFIEHFNALHGVDIQGPSEDVVHVLLRHAYPGNVRELRNILEYASLLCSKGFVHIEHLPEYLHPAATPRPAGRPGQTLRDIRLQAVQECLQRHDGRKMAACRELDISKDTLRRILSGAPRT; this comes from the coding sequence ATGCCTTTTCCCAAAGACATCCCCCTGGAGACGATCATGGACAGTCTGGCCGACGGCGTCTTCACCGTCGACCTCAACTGGACCATCACCTTTTTCAACCGAGCCGCCGCCGAAATCACCGGCATCCCGGCCCGGGAAGCCATCGGCCGCAAGTGCCACGACGTGTTCCAGTCCTCCATCTGCGACGGATCGTGCGCTCTTAAAAGCTGCATGGAGGACAAGGTCACCCTGTCCAACAAGTCCATCCACATCGTGCGCCCCGACGGTAAAAAGATTCCCCTGTCCATCAGTGCCGCGCCGCTGCTCGACCGCCGTGGCCGCGTGGCCGGCGGCGTGGAAACCTTCCGCGACCTCTCCGACATCCAGCTCATGCGCAAAAAGCTCCAAGGGGCCTGCTCCCTGGACGACATCATCACCCGCAGCCGCGCCCTGACCAGAACCCTCAACATCCTGCCGCGCATTGCCGCCAGCCAGACCTCGGTCCTGCTCCTTGGCGAATCCGGCACCGGCAAGGAACTCTTCGCCCGGGCCATCCACAACCAAAGCCCGCGCAAGGATGGCCCCTTTGTGGCCATCAACTGCGGGGCGTTGCCGGAAACGCTCATGGAATCGGAGTTGTTCGGATACAAAAAAGGCGCCTTCACCGACGCCCGCAGCGACCACCTGGGACGCTTTGAGACGGCCCAGGGCGGCACCATCCTGCTCGACGAAATCGGCGATATGCCCCTGCGCCTGCAGGTCAAACTGCTGCGCGTGCTCCAGGAAAAGACCTTTGAGCCGCTGGGCTCCACCCACTCCGTGCCCACGGACGTGCGCATCATCGCCGCCACAAACCTCGATCTCGACGACATGGTTGCCTCCGGCCGCTTCCGCCCGGACCTGTACTACCGCCTGAGCGTGGCCCGCATGTCCCTGCCCCCCCTGCGGGAACGGCCCGAGGACATCCTCCTTCTGGCCAACCACTTCATCGAGCATTTCAACGCCCTGCACGGTGTCGACATCCAAGGCCCTTCCGAGGACGTGGTTCACGTCCTTTTGCGCCACGCCTACCCAGGCAACGTGCGCGAACTGCGCAACATCCTGGAATACGCCTCGCTTTTATGCTCCAAAGGGTTTGTGCACATCGAGCATCTGCCCGAATACCTGCATCCCGCCGCCACGCCCCGGCCGGCTGGCCGCCCCGGCCAGACCCTTCGCGACATCCGCCTGCAAGCCGTCCAGGAATGCCTCCAGCGCCACGACGGACGCAAAATGGCCGCCTGCCGCGAACTCGATATCAGCAAGGACACCTTGCGCCGCATCCTGTCCGGCGCGCCAAGGACGTAA